A genome region from Gemmatimonadota bacterium includes the following:
- a CDS encoding PD40 domain-containing protein: MSATAALVLAKAAPRGRPAQARQFGLDDLLRAQAERHFGRLRQLTFGGNNAEAYFSSDGKWLTFQKQKKVTEG, encoded by the coding sequence TTGTCAGCCACTGCTGCCCTCGTCCTCGCCAAAGCTGCGCCACGCGGACGGCCAGCGCAGGCCCGGCAGTTCGGCCTCGACGACCTTCTTCGCGCCCAGGCAGAGCGGCACTTCGGCCGCCTGCGCCAGCTCACCTTTGGCGGCAACAACGCCGAGGCGTATTTCTCGAGCGACGGCAAGTGGCTCACCTTCCAGAAGCAGAAGAAGGTGACCGAGGG
- a CDS encoding redoxin domain-containing protein gives MLQPGRQGARFPDARRRGKPVALSALRGQRVVLDFYPKDDTSDCTEQACGFRDARRKLRRRGTTVLGVNSRTTIEEAHRRFAAKARVALSAAGR, from the coding sequence ATGCTCCAACCCGGGAGACAGGGCGCCAGATTTCCCGACGCTCGACGCCGAGGGAAGCCGGTCGCCCTCTCGGCGCTGCGGGGCCAGCGGGTGGTGCTTGATTTCTACCCGAAGGACGATACCTCGGATTGCACCGAGCAGGCGTGCGGCTTCCGCGATGCACGGCGGAAGCTCCGCCGGCGAGGCACCACGGTCCTCGGCGTAAATAGCAGGACGACGATAGAGGAAGCGCATCGGAGATTCGCAGCGAAGGCACGGGTTGCCCTTTCCGCTGCTGGCCGATGA